In Rissa tridactyla isolate bRisTri1 chromosome 2, bRisTri1.patW.cur.20221130, whole genome shotgun sequence, a single window of DNA contains:
- the LOC128905785 gene encoding sterile alpha motif domain-containing protein 9-like: MEKANTEKNEKSHSYQHIEQLTKEEVKQWATEVVKIDQKYAEILFNQDVTGFILKLMTKEDFVQMGIPLGPALQIMYFLKEHDILAKGSNQTVDQEGTKQSVDGEGEDGEIAKKECKKKSGSFTSSILQDSKTEPIEDEKAIKSADKENVSEKPLSSSQHPTGNMCMPYPFDNFSDGTRYIQYNILNVPETGPLNFIDPTHEFKLLTNTEKAVEEDIMMKFSNEVFRFAAACMNSRTNGTIHFGVCDNPHGKIEGIKVTKKEAYVDHLNKCIRKYFQKQCISIAKQCIREPRFVEVLLQNGTPSHMFIIEIDVVPQHFICGTKYFCTNRYDFKTKSWENAKAVFIRDGASSKNIQNTKEFETFKDNLASLADFRKRAEEDYNLKQKKSKKEGLKLISLLTGNRDSLDRSYYDYYILVTNKCHSSQTSHLDFLQEIKWFAVLDFDFESEMNGVFKTYKKNQNAKLYFPDYYENMKGSVSEQAAKLKLHQETNWIFCNGGSDFEGNSKLPLDPTAWQRHRAPGVRKMISFLSHKDVKQNGKFLIVFLLLSTVEDSADPLTETFITFYKELKGLEYLMCICIGAGTYQRWKDLLHARGISEEELSNKCVSNLTLPSVNGTIMTLKSETQSSERLLPSVGHSTVLLKKEEDSMAALEILCENECKGTGIEKDADKFKKFLKEREEVFYRGGKISWWNFYFSSEKYTSDFIRRDSYEKLEHLIVSSSESADESPVKIINLYHHPGCGGTTLAMHILWDLRKRFRCAVLKNKTSDFGTQLTTLLTYGANNDTGYLPVLLLVDDFEEQENVDGLQKEIQMAITKKCIRYVTPLVIILNCMRSQNPDESSTINLLNSTSLKHTLSEKEQRAFDQKLKYIEKVHTNFDNFYSFMIMKKNFDPQYIENVVKNTLHRLNTASKPVQLFCYLTLLNSYVRASTVSVTLCEEFLGMNSREIGCSKDKLIEKMGICSNILICDQVREYTRYKGLRIIHPMIASHCLTELKLTYDLPKSEITLGLLKEDLFYKTLVKHDKLICDIQALLITRQRKEHGDESDTLFSPLIEAILREEKRDNMEYVLKQASARFEQNGFICQALARYFYIKVRDFDSALYWAKEAKRRAPQNSYISNTLGQVFKSKLRYDVDSKAKSAVLTAEKLKYLLELAEHASQAFIECQQQAEKADNEQYLQHKNRKRKFQTYNTAGYWGEIETALYVIDVLWHVPFFGKKDSWSRSRLKKYISGNGGVNVDNPSTQSEMFKVLKHHSSFLCSLRSRLKKAFDFFEDYFVFFKAQTNEKEIVEAKLYYKVQEHFTKYTEIFRDFRFEQLKHKQVSKCNMSQYVEAYRDTVEASKADSFSGILAYLHRNHPNSVREMEDIVEAYAFLCEGNAQATLKDKQNLILANIVLNCIKPNPTSLHPYKVLRNLLLSILQEVGPISQCVEPFFLASLLFWPQDRKELDEDSRKMETFIRRLNESFKRRYGILRRYRHPLALFYLAKDQKGLNRFVHKGKIDQLFSSRSQQELNSLWQSGNIWKEQAVQDLLLCLDGRAEGKVIYIDYGSNETFRIPVQPVPSYLLKNGPNIERVSFYLGFSIAGLLAYNTQRLS; the protein is encoded by the coding sequence atggaaaaggcaaacactgaaaaaaatgagaaatcacATTCATATCAACATATTGAACAGTTGACAAAAGAGGAAGTCAAACAGTGGGCAACTGAAGTTGTTAAGATTGACcagaaatatgcagaaatactGTTTAACCAAGATGtgactggttttattttgaaactgaTGACTAAAGAAGATTTTGTGCAAATGGGCATACCTCTTGGGCCTGCTCTTCAAATAATGTATTTCCTGAAAGAGCATGACATTCTAGCTAAAGGTTCAAACCAGACTGTGGATCAAGAAGGCACTAAACAGAGTGTtgatggagaaggagaagatggagaaatTGCAAAGAAAGAGTGCAAGAAGAAATCTGGGTCTTTTACTTCCAGTATACTGCAGGATTCTAAGACAGAGCCCATAGAAGATGAAAAAGCAATAAAGTCAGCTGACAAAGAGAATGTATCAGAGAAGCCACTGTCAAGCAGCCAGCACCCAACTGGAAATATGTGTATGCCATATCCTTTTGATAATTTCAGTGATGGTACTCGATATATACAATATAATATTCTTAATGTCCCTGAAACAGGGCCACTCAATTTCATTGATCCAACACATGAATTCAAATTACTTACCAACACAGAGAAGGCAGTAGAAGAGGATATCATGATGAAATTTAGCAATGAAGTCTTTAGATTTGCTGCAGCCTGCATGAACTCCCGCACAAATGGCACTATTCATTTTGGAGTATGTGACAATCCACATGGGAAAATCGAAGGAATAAAAGTTACCAAGAAAGAAGCATACGTTGACCATTTAAATAAGTGTATCAGAAAGTACTTTCAGAAGCAATGCATCAGCATTGCAAAACAATGCATTAGAGAGCCTAGATTTGTGGAAGTACTATTACAAAATGGAACTCCATCACATATGTTCATCATTGAAATAGATGTGGTCCCCCAACACTTCATCTGTggtacaaaatatttctgtaccaACAGATATGACTTTAAGACTAAGAGCTGGGAAAATGCTAAAGCTGTCTTCATCCGGGATGGAGCCAGTtccaaaaatattcaaaatacaaaagaatttGAAACTTTTAAAGATAACTTGGCATCTTTAGCAGATTTTCGTAAACGAGCAGAGGAAGACTATAACTTAAAGCAAAAGAAGTCAAAAAAAGAAGGACTGAAGCTAATTAGTCTGCTTACAGGTAACAGGGACTCACTAGATAGGTCTTATTATGACTACTACATTTTGGTAACAAACAAGTGCCACTCAAGTCAAACTTCACACTTAGACtttttacaggaaataaaatgGTTTGCTGTGCTTGACTTTGATTTTGAATCAGAAATGAATGGTGTGTTCAAgacttacaaaaaaaatcaaaatgccaaACTTTACTTCCCAGATTATTATGAAAACATGAAGGGTTCTGTTTCTGAACAAGCTGCAAAGCTGAAACTGCATCAGGAGACCAACTGGATTTTCTGCAATGGTGGATCAGACTTCGAAGGCAATAGCAAACTACCATTAGATCCCACTGCATGGCAACGGCACAGAGCTCCAGGTGTCAGAAAAATGATTTCATTTCTTTCACACAAAGATGTAAAGCAGAATGGAAAGTTTTTGATagtgtttcttttgctttccacAGTGGAAGATTCAGCGGATCCTCTTACTGAGACTTTTATAACGTTTTACAAAGAATTAAAGGGACTAGAATACCTGATGTGCATTTGCATTGGTGCAGGTACATACCAGCGATGGAAAGATCTTCTGCATGCTAGAGGCATTAGTGAGGAAGAACTTTCAAACAAATGTGTATCTAATTTAACCCTGCCAAGTGTAAATGGTACCATCATGACATTAAAATCAGAGACACAGTCTTCTGAAAGACTTCTGCCCTCCGTTGGTCACTCTACTGTTCTTCTAAAGAAGGAAGAAGACTCCATGGCAGCATTGGAAATACTTTGTGAAAATGAATGCAAAGGCACAGGAATAGAGAAGGATgcagacaaatttaaaaaattcctGAAAGAGCGTGAAGAAGTTTTTTATCGAGGTGGTAAAATATCATGGTggaatttctatttttcttctgaaaagtatACTTCAGATTTTATCAGAAGGGACAGTTATGAAAAGCTTGAACACCTAATTGTGTCTTCATCTGAGAGTGCTGATGAATCACCTGTAAAAATTATCAACCTTTACCACCACCCAGGCTGTGGTGGGACAACTTTAGCTATGCACATCCTTTGGGATCTCCGGAAGCGATTCAGATGTGctgttctgaaaaacaaaaccagtgattTCGGAACACAGCTGACAACTTTACTGACCTATGGAGCAAACAACGACACAGGCTATTTACCAGTGTTACTTCTTGTGGATGATTTTGAAGAGCAAGAAAATGTCGATGGTCTGCAGAAAGAAATTCAAATGGCTATAACAAAAAAATGCATTCGGTATGTAACTCCTTTAGTGATCATTCTAAACTGTATGAGATCTCAGAATCCTGATGAAAGTTCAACAATCAATTTATTGAACAGTACTTCTTTAAAACATACACTTTCTGAAAAAGAGCAAAGGGCCTTTGATCAGAAACTGAAATATATTGAAAAGGTGCATACAAATTTTGACAATTTCTATTCATTTATGATTATGAAGAAAAACTTTGATCCACAGTACATAGAAAACGTGGTAAAAAACACCTTGCATAGGTTGAATACTGCCTCCAAACCAGTACAACTTTTTTGCTATCTAACACTGCTAAACTCATATGTAAGAGCATCTACAGTTTCAGTAACACTATGTGAAGAATTCTTAGGAATGAATTCTCGAGAGATTGGCTGCAGTAAAGACAAATTGATAGAAAAGATGGGTATTTGTTCCAATATTCTAATATGTGATCAGGTGCGTGAATACACGAGATACAAAGGTCTTCGTATCATTCACCCAATGATAGCATCTCACTGCCTAACAGAATTGAAACTAACCTATGACTTGCCTAAAAGTGAAATTACATTGGGGTTATtgaaagaagatttattttataAGACTTTGGTAAAGCATGACAAACTTATTTGTGATATACAAGCCCTGCTCATTACTAGACAGCGCAAGGAACATGGCGATGAGTCAGACACTTTATTTTCCCCCTTAATTGAAGCCATTCTTAGGGAAGAGAAGCGTGATAACATGGAATATGTGTTAAAACAAGCCTCCGCTAGATTTGAGCAAAATGGTTTCATCTGCCAAGCCTTAGCAAGATACTTCTACATTAAAGTAAGAGATTTTGACTCTGCATTATACTGGGCCAAAGAAGCCAAACGAAGAGCACCACAAAATTCATACATATCCAATACACTAGGTCAAGTCTTTAAAAGTAAGCTAAGATACGATGTAGACTCCAAAGCAAAGAGTGCAGTCCTGACAGCTGAGAAACTGAAATACTTGCTAGAGCTTGCTGAGCATGCTTCACAGGCTTTCATAGAATGTCAGCAGCAAGCTGAAAAGGCAGACAATGAGCAATACTTGCAGCATAAAAACCGTAAAAGAAAGTTTCAAACATACAATACTGCTGGTTATTGGGGAGAGATAGAAACTGCCCTTTACGTTATTGATGTCCTTTGGCATGTtcctttttttggcaaaaaagaCTCATGGAGTAGAAGTCGTCTGAAAAAGTATATATCAGGAAATGGTGGTGTGAATGTAGATAACCCTAGCACACAGAGTGAAATGTTCAAGGTTCTTAAACATCATTCCAGCTTTTTATGTAGTTTGCGATCACGGCTGAAAAAGGCATTTGACTTTTTTGAAGACTACTTTGTGTTTTTCAAAGCACAGaccaatgaaaaagaaattgtagaAGCAAAATTGTATTATAAGGTTCAAGAACACTTTAccaaatacacagaaatatttcGTGATTTCAGATTTGAGCAACTGAAACATAAACAGGTCTCCAAGTGTAACATGTCCCAGTATGTAGAAGCATACAGGGACACTGTGGAGGCTTCCAAAGCAGACTCATTTTCTGGCATTTTGGCATACCTCCACAGGAATCACCCAAATAGTGTCAGAGAAATGGAAGACATAGTAGAAGCATATGCATTTCTGTGTGAGGGGAATGCACAAGCAACTCTGAAAGACAAACAGAATTTGATTTTGGCAAATATTGTTCTGAACTGCATTAAACCTAACCCCACTAGTTTACATCCTTACAAGGTGCTGAGAAATCTGCTTCTAAGCATTCTACAGGAAGTGGGACCAATTTCACAGTGTGTAGAGCCTTTCTTCCTAGCCTCCTTGTTGTTCTGGCCCCAAGATAGAAAAGAACTAGATGAAGATTCCAGGAAAATGGAAACCTTTATTAGACGCTTAAATGAGTCTTTCAAACGGCGCTATGGAATCCTGCGTCGTTACAGGCACCCTCTGGCTCTTTTCTATCTGGCGAAAGATCAGAAAGGCCTGAACAGATTtgttcacaaaggaaaaatagatcAGCTTTTTAGTTCACGTTCACAACAGGAACTGAATTCCCTCTGGCAGAGTGGAAATATCTGGAAGGAACAGGCTGTTCAAgatcttttgctttgtttggacGGAAGAGCTGAGGGTAAGGTTATCTACATAGACTATGGCAGCAATGAAACCTTTAGGATACCAGTGCAGCCTGTTCCCTCATATCTATTGAAAAATGGTCCAAACATAGAAAGAGTGTCTTTTTACCTTGGGTTTTCCATTGCTGGTCTTCTGGCATACAACACACAAAGGCTGTCATAA